A stretch of Bordetella genomosp. 13 DNA encodes these proteins:
- a CDS encoding GGDEF domain-containing protein, with the protein METKGTLIRVSLSLITPTVLILFGVAFASVWAGYQRRAHLLCLAAACFSFGAGACSQILSMPSDTGANALVSGFFYSAAVCLAVQGILLRARRPFPWAACAAYVLLIMAGLWYFFYVDRNLLARVYLQNGGYGLLFLMASVRLAGAPRERMPDKLLFWVVLGLGAQFIPRTVLTLGGTAPVGARAFAESVFWQALQLSLALFGIALALVLLFAVVSDLIDEATRDRDRDWLTGVLTRRGFELRTRQRLARNASGSALILADVDHFKQINDRHGHPAGDRILSTVADCLARALRKEDILGRLGGEEFAVFMPGVSLDAALRCAERLRAEVAGSVTAPDAGSPVTISLGVVMVEPGASWDAAYQLADQKLYQAKQLGRNRVAW; encoded by the coding sequence ATGGAGACGAAGGGCACGCTCATACGCGTTTCGCTATCGCTCATCACCCCGACGGTCCTGATCCTGTTCGGGGTGGCCTTCGCGTCGGTGTGGGCGGGCTATCAGCGGCGCGCCCATCTGCTGTGCCTGGCCGCGGCCTGTTTCAGCTTCGGCGCGGGGGCGTGCAGCCAGATCCTGAGTATGCCCTCGGACACCGGCGCCAATGCGCTCGTGTCCGGATTCTTCTATTCCGCCGCCGTCTGCCTGGCGGTGCAAGGCATCCTGCTGCGGGCGCGGCGGCCGTTCCCCTGGGCGGCCTGCGCCGCCTACGTCCTGCTCATCATGGCGGGACTCTGGTACTTCTTCTACGTCGACCGCAACCTGCTGGCGCGCGTGTATCTGCAGAACGGCGGCTACGGCCTGCTTTTCCTGATGGCGTCGGTGCGCCTGGCGGGCGCACCGCGCGAGCGCATGCCGGACAAGCTGCTGTTCTGGGTCGTGCTGGGACTGGGCGCGCAGTTCATCCCCCGTACCGTGCTCACGCTGGGCGGCACAGCGCCCGTGGGTGCGCGCGCCTTCGCCGAATCGGTCTTCTGGCAGGCGCTGCAGTTGTCGCTCGCGCTATTCGGCATCGCATTGGCGCTGGTGCTGCTGTTCGCGGTGGTCAGCGACCTGATCGACGAAGCCACGCGCGACCGTGACCGCGATTGGCTGACGGGAGTGCTCACCCGCCGGGGCTTCGAACTTCGCACGCGGCAGCGGCTTGCCCGCAACGCCAGCGGATCGGCATTGATACTGGCCGACGTGGACCATTTCAAGCAGATCAACGACCGCCACGGGCATCCCGCTGGAGACCGCATCCTGTCCACGGTGGCGGACTGCCTGGCGCGGGCGCTGCGCAAGGAGGACATACTGGGGCGCCTGGGCGGGGAAGAATTCGCGGTATTCATGCCTGGCGTGAGCCTGGACGCGGCGCTGCGCTGCGCCGAGCGGCTGCGCGCCGAGGTCGCCGGGTCCGTCACCGCGCCGGACGCGGGCTCGCCCGTAACCATCAGCCTGGGCGTCGTAATGGTGGAGCCGGGCGCCTCGTGGGACGCCGCCTACCAGTTGGCGGACCAGAAGCTCTATCAAGCCAAACAGCTGGGGCGCAACCGGGTGGCCTGGTAG
- a CDS encoding Bug family tripartite tricarboxylate transporter substrate binding protein translates to MPFARLTRALALTILPLVAAAPAAAADTYPSKPLRWVVPYAAGGGSDFLARTVSQGLSPRLGQTIVVDNKPGGNTSIGASETARAPADGYTMLSADNGTLVFNPALYQKLTYDPVKDFAPVTLMGRFPMILVAGPALKATDVKGFIAEAKARAQGLDYGSAGAGSPHHLAMELLKVEAGIPLTHVPYRGAAPALADVAGGQVPAMMVDLAAGAGFIQGGKVRALAVANPTRLAQLPNVPTFAELGYKNVEAAALVGIVVPAATPQPVIDTLNRQLVATINDAAIRQKLVDFGIEPVGNTPAQYRDLLEAERTRWHKLIRDLNIKLD, encoded by the coding sequence ATGCCCTTTGCCCGCCTGACGCGCGCGCTCGCCCTTACCATTCTTCCCCTGGTCGCTGCCGCGCCGGCCGCCGCCGCCGACACCTATCCTTCCAAGCCGCTGCGCTGGGTGGTTCCGTACGCCGCCGGCGGCGGTTCCGACTTCCTGGCACGCACCGTCAGCCAGGGCCTGTCGCCGCGGCTGGGCCAGACCATCGTGGTGGACAACAAGCCGGGCGGCAACACGTCCATCGGCGCGTCCGAAACCGCGCGCGCACCGGCCGACGGCTACACCATGCTGTCGGCCGACAACGGCACGCTGGTGTTCAATCCGGCGCTGTACCAGAAGCTCACCTACGATCCGGTCAAGGACTTCGCGCCCGTCACGCTGATGGGGCGCTTTCCCATGATTCTGGTGGCCGGCCCCGCGCTGAAGGCCACCGACGTCAAGGGCTTCATCGCCGAGGCCAAGGCGCGCGCCCAGGGCCTGGACTATGGCTCGGCGGGCGCGGGCAGTCCGCATCACCTGGCCATGGAGCTGCTGAAGGTGGAGGCCGGCATACCGTTGACGCACGTGCCGTACCGCGGCGCCGCGCCCGCGCTGGCCGACGTGGCGGGCGGCCAGGTTCCCGCGATGATGGTGGACCTGGCCGCAGGCGCGGGCTTCATCCAGGGCGGCAAGGTGCGCGCGCTGGCGGTGGCCAACCCCACGCGCCTGGCGCAACTGCCCAACGTGCCCACCTTCGCCGAGCTCGGATACAAGAACGTCGAAGCCGCCGCGCTGGTCGGCATCGTCGTGCCGGCCGCCACGCCGCAGCCGGTCATCGACACGCTGAACCGCCAGCTCGTGGCCACCATCAACGACGCCGCCATCCGCCAGAAACTCGTGGATTTCGGCATCGAGCCGGTGGGCAACACGCCGGCCCAGTATCGCGATCTGCTCGAGGCCGAGCGCACCCGCTGGCACAAGCTCATCCGCGACCTGAACATCAAGCTGGATTGA
- a CDS encoding HD domain-containing protein, protein MSLNLKGVEIPDSQLAREITELIRDTASPLLFHHSSRVYYFGALAGRRRGLKFDPELLYCGCMFHDLGLTHRHSSACERFEVDGANAARDFLRAHGISQQDIDTVWTAIALHTTPGIPQHMHPVVALVTAGVEMDVLGLTYPEYTDAEREAIVAAHPRGDRFKENIIQAFYDGIRHKPDTTFGNVKADVLANKDPSFRPGNFCSVIRGSRWAS, encoded by the coding sequence ATGAGCCTGAACCTAAAAGGGGTCGAGATCCCCGACAGCCAACTCGCCCGCGAAATCACCGAACTGATCCGGGACACGGCCTCGCCGCTGTTGTTCCACCATTCCAGCCGGGTCTATTACTTCGGCGCGCTGGCCGGCAGGCGGCGCGGCCTGAAGTTCGATCCAGAGCTTCTGTACTGCGGCTGCATGTTCCACGACCTGGGCCTGACCCACCGGCACAGCAGCGCATGCGAGCGCTTCGAGGTGGACGGCGCCAATGCCGCGCGCGACTTCCTGCGCGCACACGGCATCAGCCAGCAGGACATCGACACTGTCTGGACCGCAATCGCACTGCACACCACGCCCGGCATCCCGCAGCACATGCATCCCGTGGTCGCGTTGGTGACCGCCGGCGTCGAAATGGATGTGCTGGGCCTGACCTATCCGGAATACACCGATGCCGAGCGCGAGGCCATCGTCGCCGCCCATCCGCGCGGCGATCGATTCAAGGAGAACATCATCCAGGCCTTCTACGATGGCATCAGGCACAAGCCGGACACCACATTCGGCAACGTGAAGGCCGACGTGCTGGCGAATAAGGACCCGTCGTTCCGGCCGGGCAACTTCTGCTCGGTCATACGCGGGTCTCGCTGGGCGAGTTGA
- a CDS encoding IclR family transcriptional regulator has translation MTDPASKAPAVARAFAILDALAASTRPLGIADLVRQLGMPKSTTHGLIHTLVAEGAIRPENGGYRLDSRVLPWATGFSQQNEMVGRFLQLVEAEPALEGETAMLSVIDGVDVLYVATRPGSKPLSVNFKPGVRIPLQCTASGKAMLSVLDEAERAPRIAALRFETLTAHSLADPQAVAQALVQVRAQGYATDDEETAQGLLCLGAAVRDAHGQPVAGVAVSVVKSTVDAARRQALQDGIINLSHRLSLA, from the coding sequence ATGACTGATCCCGCGAGTAAAGCGCCGGCGGTGGCGCGGGCCTTTGCCATCCTCGATGCGCTGGCTGCCAGCACGCGGCCGCTGGGCATTGCCGATCTGGTGCGCCAGTTGGGCATGCCCAAGAGCACCACGCACGGCCTCATCCATACCCTCGTCGCCGAAGGCGCCATTCGCCCCGAGAACGGCGGATACCGGCTCGATTCGCGCGTGCTGCCATGGGCCACCGGCTTTAGTCAGCAGAACGAAATGGTGGGACGGTTCCTGCAGCTGGTCGAGGCCGAGCCGGCGCTGGAAGGCGAGACCGCCATGCTCTCGGTCATCGATGGCGTGGACGTGCTGTACGTCGCCACGCGGCCTGGCAGCAAGCCGCTGTCGGTCAACTTCAAGCCGGGCGTGCGCATCCCGTTGCAATGCACGGCGTCCGGCAAGGCGATGCTGTCGGTGCTGGACGAGGCTGAACGCGCCCCGCGTATCGCGGCGCTGCGCTTCGAGACGTTGACGGCCCACAGCCTGGCCGACCCGCAGGCCGTGGCGCAGGCCCTGGTGCAGGTGCGCGCGCAGGGCTATGCCACCGATGACGAGGAAACCGCGCAGGGCCTGCTGTGTCTGGGCGCCGCCGTGCGGGACGCGCACGGGCAGCCCGTGGCAGGCGTGGCGGTCAGCGTGGTGAAGTCGACGGTGGATGCGGCGCGGCGCCAGGCGCTGCAGGACGGCATCATCAACCTGTCTCACCGGCTGTCGTTGGCCTGA
- a CDS encoding SDR family NAD(P)-dependent oxidoreductase: protein MSSLEGKKAYVTGASRGIGAAIARRLAAEGADVAVGYERSAEQAEAVVRQIRDGGRRAVAIQMDAADPASIQRAVDSAAAELGGLDILVNNAGIWRGGPIESMTLEDVDTVLAVNVRAVVLASHAALAYLPEGGRIISTGSNLAMRVPEPGMSLYALSKSALVGWTQGLARDLGERGITVNVVHPGSTDTDMNPATGPQAEGQRQRMAIKRYGRAEDVAALVAFLAGPEAGSINGTGLTVDGGANA from the coding sequence ATGTCGTCCCTCGAAGGAAAAAAAGCCTATGTCACCGGCGCCAGCCGCGGTATCGGCGCGGCCATCGCCCGCCGGCTCGCCGCCGAAGGCGCTGACGTCGCGGTGGGCTATGAACGTTCGGCCGAGCAGGCCGAGGCCGTGGTGCGGCAGATACGCGATGGCGGGCGCCGCGCCGTGGCCATCCAGATGGACGCGGCGGACCCGGCCTCCATCCAGCGCGCGGTGGACAGCGCCGCGGCGGAACTGGGCGGCCTGGACATCCTGGTAAACAATGCGGGCATCTGGCGCGGCGGCCCGATCGAGTCGATGACGCTGGAGGACGTGGACACCGTGCTGGCCGTCAACGTGCGCGCGGTCGTGCTGGCTTCGCATGCCGCGCTGGCCTACCTGCCCGAAGGCGGACGCATCATCTCCACCGGCAGCAATCTGGCCATGCGGGTGCCGGAGCCGGGCATGAGCCTGTATGCCCTGAGCAAGTCGGCGCTGGTGGGCTGGACGCAGGGCCTGGCGCGCGACCTGGGCGAACGCGGCATCACCGTCAACGTCGTCCATCCCGGCTCGACCGACACCGACATGAACCCGGCCACGGGCCCGCAGGCAGAGGGGCAGCGGCAGCGCATGGCCATCAAGCGCTACGGCCGCGCGGAGGACGTTGCCGCCCTGGTCGCCTTCCTGGCGGGCCCCGAAGCCGGGTCCATCAACGGCACCGGCCTCACGGTGGATGGCGGCGCCAACGCGTAA
- a CDS encoding TetR/AcrR family transcriptional regulator, with amino-acid sequence MAERGRPRSFDRRQALYRAMEVFWEKGYEGASMAALTDAMGIAAPSLYAAFGSKEALFREALGLYETTEGGELMESVLRASTAFEAVQRLLMASARLYTRADKPAGCLVVLCALQAGDAGEPVRGELSSRRMANVGSLAELLARGVDTGEIPPSADLRAIARFYVTVQQGMSIQARDGASQSELETVARAALSAWAGLIGR; translated from the coding sequence ATGGCCGAACGGGGCCGACCAAGAAGTTTCGACAGGCGCCAGGCGCTGTATCGCGCCATGGAAGTGTTCTGGGAAAAGGGATATGAAGGGGCCTCCATGGCCGCCCTCACCGACGCCATGGGCATCGCCGCGCCCAGCCTGTACGCCGCCTTCGGGTCGAAGGAAGCCTTGTTCCGCGAGGCGCTGGGCCTGTACGAAACGACGGAGGGCGGCGAGCTGATGGAATCGGTGCTGCGGGCTTCCACGGCCTTCGAAGCGGTGCAGCGGCTGCTGATGGCGTCGGCCCGCCTGTACACCCGCGCGGACAAGCCCGCCGGCTGCCTGGTCGTGCTGTGCGCCCTGCAGGCCGGCGACGCCGGCGAGCCGGTGCGCGGCGAGCTGTCGAGCCGCCGCATGGCGAACGTGGGCAGCCTGGCCGAATTGCTGGCTCGCGGAGTCGACACCGGAGAAATCCCCCCGAGCGCGGACCTGCGCGCCATCGCCCGTTTCTACGTGACGGTGCAGCAAGGCATGTCGATACAGGCGCGAGACGGCGCCAGCCAGTCCGAGCTGGAAACCGTGGCCCGCGCCGCGCTGAGCGCGTGGGCCGGGCTTATTGGCCGATGA
- a CDS encoding WapI family immunity protein, with protein MFDIPAGDFALSIEPLFCRPDRENERRHDWIAVRMMASVPHIRAEKESEMMRGEIEVLIQDIEKMYASIQGCRKPRPVEYRAMEGILDLDLTLIDLPRGAVRLTFAVWSEPANGIRLIGSVPIDQTFLPGMISGLRQLAAFE; from the coding sequence ATGTTCGACATTCCCGCCGGCGACTTCGCCCTCAGCATTGAGCCCTTGTTCTGCCGGCCCGACAGGGAGAACGAGCGCCGCCATGATTGGATTGCGGTGCGGATGATGGCGTCCGTGCCGCACATCCGCGCGGAGAAAGAATCGGAAATGATGCGCGGCGAGATCGAGGTTCTTATCCAGGACATCGAGAAGATGTACGCCTCCATCCAGGGCTGCCGCAAACCCCGGCCGGTGGAGTATCGCGCCATGGAAGGCATTCTGGACCTCGACCTGACGTTGATCGACCTGCCGCGGGGCGCCGTGAGGCTGACCTTTGCGGTGTGGTCGGAGCCGGCGAACGGGATACGGCTGATCGGTTCAGTTCCGATCGACCAGACCTTTCTCCCCGGCATGATCTCAGGCCTCCGCCAGCTTGCCGCCTTCGAGTAA
- a CDS encoding IclR family transcriptional regulator, with protein MNPPPSSVSPARSRERRQRVQAAETGVAVLKALGSLGGRASLTLIAAHVDESPAKVHRYLVSLMEGGLVAQDNATQQYFLSLESLLLGLAAMRQADPIRMAEASLIRMREELEITCFVAVMGNMGPTIVRFEEPGLPVTVNVRVGSVLSMLWSATGRVLLATLDEGRVRALAQAELDDATPEQRAQLDPDDPIGVLQQSVRDAGCAVVRDTNLRGISAISAPLYNYTGRPCAVLTALGATGGFDASPHGAVGQAIRREAQAISRLLGNVSGEARVPA; from the coding sequence ATGAACCCGCCCCCCTCTTCCGTTTCCCCCGCCCGCTCGCGCGAACGACGCCAGCGCGTCCAGGCCGCCGAAACCGGCGTCGCGGTATTGAAGGCGCTGGGCAGCCTGGGCGGCCGCGCCAGCCTGACGCTGATCGCGGCGCACGTGGACGAAAGTCCCGCCAAGGTGCATCGCTACCTGGTCAGCCTGATGGAAGGCGGACTGGTGGCCCAGGACAACGCGACCCAGCAGTACTTCCTGAGCCTGGAATCGCTGCTGCTGGGGCTGGCGGCCATGCGCCAGGCGGACCCCATACGCATGGCCGAAGCCTCGTTGATACGGATGCGGGAAGAGCTCGAGATCACTTGCTTCGTGGCGGTGATGGGCAACATGGGCCCCACCATCGTCCGGTTCGAGGAACCGGGCCTGCCCGTCACGGTGAACGTGCGCGTGGGCTCGGTGCTTTCCATGCTGTGGTCGGCCACCGGCCGCGTGCTGCTGGCCACGCTGGACGAAGGCCGCGTGCGGGCTCTGGCACAGGCCGAACTGGACGACGCCACGCCGGAGCAGCGCGCGCAGCTGGATCCGGACGATCCCATCGGCGTGCTGCAGCAGTCGGTGCGGGACGCCGGCTGCGCGGTGGTGCGCGACACCAACCTGCGCGGCATCAGCGCGATCTCGGCGCCGCTGTACAACTACACCGGGCGGCCCTGCGCCGTGCTGACCGCGCTGGGCGCCACCGGCGGTTTCGATGCCTCCCCGCACGGCGCGGTGGGACAGGCCATCCGGCGCGAAGCGCAGGCCATCAGCCGCCTGCTGGGCAATGTGTCTGGAGAGGCACGCGTGCCGGCGTGA
- a CDS encoding arsenate reductase ArsC: MPDKLYHVLFVCTGNSARSILAEGLLNGMGKGRFQAHSAGSHPRGEVHPLALATLQRLRMPATGYRSKSWDEYAGPDAPPIDFIITVCDNAAGEMCPVWPGQPMSAHWGVPDPAAVLGSEESRTKAFQEAAVILKRRIELFLSLPLSRLNAMATQRELQDIGKA; this comes from the coding sequence ATGCCGGACAAGCTCTACCACGTACTGTTCGTTTGCACGGGCAATTCCGCCCGATCCATCCTGGCCGAGGGCCTGCTCAACGGAATGGGCAAGGGCCGATTCCAGGCCCATTCGGCCGGCAGCCATCCTCGCGGCGAGGTTCATCCGCTGGCGCTGGCCACGCTCCAGCGGCTGCGCATGCCGGCCACCGGCTACCGCAGCAAAAGCTGGGATGAGTACGCCGGGCCCGACGCGCCGCCGATCGATTTCATCATCACGGTCTGCGACAACGCGGCCGGCGAAATGTGCCCGGTGTGGCCGGGCCAGCCCATGTCGGCGCACTGGGGCGTGCCGGATCCGGCCGCGGTATTGGGTTCCGAAGAGTCGCGCACGAAGGCATTTCAGGAAGCCGCCGTGATACTCAAGCGGCGCATCGAACTGTTCCTGTCGCTGCCGCTGTCGCGCCTGAACGCGATGGCTACCCAGCGTGAACTGCAGGACATCGGCAAGGCCTGA
- a CDS encoding GlxA family transcriptional regulator — MARTIAILALPGVQLLDVSGPLDVFAQANIEARREVYALQVVACEPGPVRSSSGVRLLPDVVVGETGHRFDTLLVAGAPNAPRMLLNNAILGWLRTRAVQARRYGSVCTGAFVLAAAGLLDGRRATTHWAAADALAEAYPTTCVEHDALYVRDGKVRTAAGVTAGMDLALALVEEDLGRDVATGVAAQLVMYFKRPGGQLQFSRTGTAGVGGRSVLQEVQRWVVANPSLPQSVTSLAERAGMSPRHFARLFHAEVGITPAAWVELARVTAARTMLEQGSVPPKLVAARCGFANADTLRRAFVKHVGITPAEYRRHHGAGRPADESV, encoded by the coding sequence ATGGCCCGAACCATCGCCATTCTTGCCTTGCCCGGCGTTCAATTGCTGGACGTGTCCGGCCCATTGGACGTCTTCGCGCAGGCCAACATCGAGGCGCGCCGCGAGGTCTACGCCCTGCAGGTCGTGGCCTGCGAGCCCGGGCCCGTCCGCAGTTCGTCTGGCGTGCGTCTGCTGCCGGACGTGGTCGTGGGCGAAACGGGACACCGGTTCGACACGCTGCTGGTGGCCGGCGCGCCGAACGCGCCGCGCATGCTGTTGAACAACGCCATCCTCGGCTGGCTCCGCACGCGCGCGGTCCAGGCGCGTCGCTATGGCTCCGTCTGCACCGGCGCCTTCGTGCTGGCCGCCGCCGGATTGCTCGATGGCCGGCGCGCTACCACGCATTGGGCGGCGGCCGACGCGTTGGCCGAAGCCTATCCCACTACCTGCGTTGAACACGACGCGCTGTATGTGCGCGACGGCAAGGTGCGTACCGCGGCGGGCGTCACCGCCGGCATGGATCTGGCGTTGGCCCTGGTCGAGGAAGATCTGGGCCGGGACGTGGCCACTGGCGTGGCGGCCCAGCTGGTGATGTATTTCAAGCGGCCCGGCGGGCAATTGCAGTTCAGCCGTACCGGCACGGCAGGCGTAGGCGGGCGGTCCGTACTGCAAGAGGTGCAGCGGTGGGTCGTCGCCAATCCTTCCTTGCCGCAGTCCGTTACATCGCTGGCCGAGCGCGCCGGCATGAGCCCGCGCCATTTCGCCCGGCTGTTTCATGCGGAGGTGGGAATCACGCCTGCGGCCTGGGTGGAGCTGGCTCGCGTCACGGCCGCGCGGACGATGCTGGAACAGGGCAGTGTTCCGCCCAAGCTGGTGGCGGCGCGCTGCGGCTTCGCCAATGCCGATACGCTGCGCAGGGCCTTCGTGAAGCACGTGGGCATCACGCCCGCCGAATATCGGCGGCACCATGGCGCGGGCCGCCCGGCCGATGAAAGCGTCTGA